From Rhododendron vialii isolate Sample 1 chromosome 7a, ASM3025357v1:
CCACCTGAATTCAAACCCATTTCCAATTCCCACTTCTTCAAACTACCCAAGTCCGGTTTGGAAATTCTTACTCATATGCTATATATAGCTTTTGTGAAAATTTCTTCGAGATGGAATTCGCAATGGAGAATGGTTCGACTTTGGAACAGAACACACTGATCAATGAGCTGACTCAAGGGATGGAGCTAGCCAAACAGCTAAGAGCTCATCTTAGCCCAACGTCCTCCAAAGAAAGCAGAGaacttttgcttcaaaaaatctTGTCTTCCTATGAGAAGGCCCTACTGATTCTCAAATGGAGCGGGTCAATGGGAAATCCTCAGTCGGTGGCTCCGGTCACTGGATTGCCGGAATCGTCCATTTCCGGCGACGGGAGCCCTCGGAGCGACGATTTCGACAGGGGGTTCAAGGATCACCTGGAGCAGAATGATGTCTCAAAGAAGAGGTGAATTCCCAATTCCCAGAAAATtgaattgtgtgtgtgtgtgtggtgaaTTTGGGCACATGGAAAACCTGTTTGGGTCAAATACCCAACTGAAAAACCTGTTTTTTGAATTGGTCTTGCAGGAAGTTAATGCCTACATGGACTGACCAGGTGAGAGTTTGCTCCGAGAATGGGCTTGAAGGGCCCATGGAAGATGGGTACAGTTGGAGAAAATATGGGCAGAAAGACATTCTGGGTGCCAAATATCCCAGGTGAGAAGTCTTATTCCCTTAGTCTACTTTATAGTAATTAGAGCCACTCGTGCaacctatatatatgtatattagaCATATGTATCACATGGGTAGAAATTCCACATAAGCATCTATGTATATGCACATACTTATCTAATTCTGGGTCGTTTATATTTTGACAGAAGCTACTACAGATGCACATATCGCAGCACTCAAAACTGCTGGGCAACAAAGCAAGTGCAACGGTCCGACGACGATCCGACCATGTTCGAGATCACGTACAAAGGGAAGCATACCTGCTCCCAGAACCACCATACATCACCACAAGAAAAGCAACAACTGAAGCAAAACAACAATGGCAATAGCCACCAGCAGCCGCCACCCGAAAACCTGCTCTTTAACTTAAGGACAAGCTTGAGAGTTAGTACTGAGGACTTGGACAATAAGGAGGTGGCTTCAAACTTCACTTTCCCTCATTCAGCATCGTTCAAATGGATGAACGGCGAAAACCAGAATCTCGGATTTTCAACCCTTGTCAATGATCATACCCTGGGGAGTTATTCTCCATCGTTTATATCTCCGGCCACATCTGAAACAAACTACTACTCAGTGCCTCCGTTCCAGATGAACAACATGGTCCATAATTTTCAACATTCGGAATCCGAAATTATCTCAGCCACCACTTCGGCTACCAATTCCCCGATCGGGGACCTGGATTTCTCAATTGATCTAGATCCAAACTTCCCATTTAACAACCCTGGATTTTTCAATTAGTTCCACTTCGAATATCAAAACCAAGCAATAAAAGCTGGTTTGCTGTCAATAAATGACAACAAAAGCTTGCATAGTAAGTTTCTAGATGCCGGCCTAGAAAATAGGAACTGAACCTTGtattataaccaaattttgtAGTTATGAATTGGATTGCAGATTTTCGTGTTCCCAATAACTACATCGAAAAATAGCAATCAAATGTCTGAATTGTAAGTCATCAATCTTATGCTACATGTACAACTTCAACTTCTTCATCAGAATAGCGTAGCAATAGCCAACTTGGGATTCTGTTTAGAGCTATGGCTACTTCCAACAAAACAGCAAAGCATTATTCCAACATGACCACAGGGTGTTAGAGTTGCGCGAGATAAACGCATAAGATGCGTCAACCTGCTGAAATGTAGTCATCAAGAACTCCATCTGGCAATCAAAAAAACCAAGTAGAAGGAATAATCAGCATAAGAATAGCATAAGGCAAAATCATGTACTAAAGGGGCCGTTTGTTGACCAGATATGAGCATCGGATTGGACAATATATCCAACGGGGCCAAAAATCTGGTGTTTGGATAAAGTTTTACGGTCCATATTAAACGTGCATCGGATATATAATCCCGCAGAGTgtggaataaaaaataccatGAGAATATGAGATGTGTGGTATTATTAGTCTAATCAACATTAGCCCGACGGCAGTACATAGCATACGagattatatattattttgctATCAGTCCCGTACAACAAAGGGAAGGAAActagggaaaagaaaaggggagggggggggggttctCCGCACCTATACGGAtgaattcttctcttcttcgacACTGGAAGTGTCTGATTTCACATCCTTAGTTTTCCTAAGAGCTTCCCTTAGCCCCATCACAATAAACAAATTTGTCAGAGTGAGCAGTGACTCCGCCCCACCGTGCAACCAATCCACGTTCGACAAGGACGTGCCATACTTTACCTTTGCTGGAGCAATACAGTTTCTTGTTAGCAATTCACCACATTCAATCATTTTAGATTATAGAGAAAATCTTGCTCAGTGATGAGAAATTACCGTATATTCCAGCTGGGACTGCTCAACAGAGGCAAGGCAGCAACAACATGAGGTAAATCAATAGATTATCATTTAACCGATTGCAAACAATGTGGCAATCACAAAAGAAGAATCAGCGATCCACAACAGAATCCGGGGTAGAAAATAATGCTCTATTCATAAGAAGCTACATCAATCAACAGGgtcttcgagaaaaaaaattgttatctAAAGAAAAGTGATCCTCACCACAGGGAAAGGACGACTATCCAAGGGCTAATTAAAAATTTAGACCTGGCTAGGGGTGAAGAAACTGGTAAGTACTGATATGAAATCAAGCCCCAACTGAAATGTCTTCGCTAAATGGTTTTATCTCCCCTGCGCATATGCTTTGGAAACCGAGTGAGGTAGTATCCTCAAGGCCATCTAATTGGGGGATAGATTATgatacaaaaaacaaattttagtcTTTAGTTGGTGAAATTGTTAGGGATTATCGTGAATGGGACAAAGAAAAGGGGCACTATTTGAACTAAAACATGTTGACAAAAATGTATCCCAAATAGGATGTGCTTTCATTGATGATCTACTATAGCAAACTCATTTGTCCAAAGGCAATGTGAGTCCAATTAAAATTCTGAGAAACAACTCAATGTAGAACCTATCTATTGCCTAGAAGTGCACAAGCCTCTCACTCCTAAAGGTAAATTGCAATAAAGGCCTTTGGATTGAGAGAAggggaaggaaagaaaggagtGCGCTTTCTCACCAAATTTGGCTTCTTTTGTGAGGTTTGATGGTATGGTAAGAAAGAAAACCCCATCCTTTTCTCTTCAATTCTCATCATTTCACACTATTTCTCACATTGTTTAATTATTCAAACTAGTGATTTGGTTCTCCTTGTCTTTTCCTACCACTTCTCACACTCCAAACGGGTTGCGGCCAAGTGAAGGTCTCTTCAGAACTCTCCACAAAAACAACAGTGATAGACCTAGCAATTGCACAGTGCACTGAATTTTCCAGGAAATGAATAGCTTAAAAATAACTTTCTTGGGGGTTCATACCCAGTAGTCCcacaaaccctagaaattaaaATGACCCAATTCCATCAAACAGAAGAAAAGGTGAAGATGGGAAAGAAACTCACTGGTGGCACCCACAAAGGCAAGCAAGAAGTAGAATCCAAAGAGGGTGAGTTTTGGGGCAGACTTGGATTTGGTGATGAAGTACAGGAAACCAATgtaagggaagagagagaaagcgaaGAGCTGTGAAGCAATGctctgtgaatcaatggtgGGTGACCATGGGTCAACAGGGAACAGCCCACTGCAGACAATTCCACCTCTTTTGCCACCATATCTTCTGTTTCTGAAACACTTGAAATGAGTGGTTTCTCTATTGGGATTTGATTGGGTATTGaacagaaaagaagaagaagaggagaaacCCAGAAAGGTGGGGTTCTTGCAAACGGGTTGGACACAATTAAATTTCATCATTGAGCAGAAGCTTCTTTCTTTCTGAGTCTTCCAACCAGTAGTGCATTCCTTATCAAAAGCTATCAGAACACCCTATTCTTCCTTAACAGCCCCTTTCTTTGGATGGTTAGAAAAAGTTTGATGAGAAATGAGAGTCCTTTCTCATCAAATCTTCATTTCTCGCCAAAATACTTAACCCAAGTGAGTGATTGGCTAGAAATCacaactctttcttttcttttctcatgaaatCAGTTCATGGGTGTAACTGCTAGATCAACAGTTTTTTGTTACTCCTAATAAGAACAAACAACAgttttttgttagattttgaGCCCAGCCGGGACCCATGTTCTGGTCCGATTTGAGTTGTTTTGGGCTGTCATTCTGACCCACAAGCCCGAAGTTGTTCTTCATATAAAACGTTTTGGCATGGCATCTAGAAATTTCTTGGTCAGATCGAAGCTTCATTATATTTGTGTTTTGCTTTGCAGTACTTTCTCCGTCTCTTTTCAAGTGTTCCAtgttttattttgctttgtaaaactTGTGGTGGTTTACGGTTATGCAAATGAGAgaactttcttgttttttttctgttgGTTTGGGTATGTAAGATGAATCAAGTTGAAATGAGCTTCAATCAAGCTGAGTTtaagtaatttgtttttttgaccCTAACACAACGAGGCAACGAGGTCACCTTCGAGAAAAAACAGATAAAACCAGTGTAATTCAATTACTACATGACTACAACCTAAGATGATGGAGTAAATACTAGTAGCAACCtgtcttgtttttttggttttgttttgctttgttgTATTTTCTTGGTTATTGTAGTTGTAATCTTTCCGTTTTAATATAAATGAGATTATCTTTCGCTCGAAAAAACGTAAACCTGAACAGTACTCAGAAATCAGTATATGATCACATTCCACTACACTACCCAGTTGGGGCGAAGGAAAACTGAAGTGTTGAATCCAACTGAAATTTTGAACATAAGAGCCAGAATACAACAATAAGTTGTGGCAAAAGAGAAGAGCCGGGGCTAGGTGGTGGGTTCAAAAACTGCCTGCTCGTGCCAAACGCCATTTAAGTTAGACTGCCACAACCTCACCACGCCATCGCCTCCGGTGGTCGCTAGCGTCATCCCACTCATGTCCCACTCCATCTCCCAAACCTGATCACAAAAATAAGATTTGAAATGTGAGATTCAACAAGCAACCCCTCCCCCAACTGGTGAcctcttttttattggtaaataaagaATAAATAAGAAAAGAGAGCTTAGTAATACTACCCCGCCTTCATGACCAGAGAGTGAAGCAACCTTCTCCACCGAGAGCCTTCCATCAAGATCGGGGTTCAATCCAAGATGCCATATTGCGATTCCCTTGTGAGTTGCAGTTGCTATTACCTCATATggcctaaaaaacaaaaaagaattagtTGCCCCGTATTAGAGTCATCTAAATTAATTAAGCTCTTCACGtttcttttaccaaaaaaaaaagcagtagCAATTTGAATCATGGCATGCGCAAAACGATGCTCTGAATCTATATTACAAAGGGTAGAGAACGTAGAGTAAACTGTTTAAATGTAACATAAATTTATACCCGAAGATGGATACAAGGTTACCTGCCAATATTTGGTGCCCATGCAACTGCATAAACAGGATCGCCCTTTTCCTCAGGTAAAGCTAATTCCGCAACTGGGAGCCATCTTTGATGATCCTGATCAAACTCCCAAACCTGCCGAGATGTATTCGTTAATAAACAAAAGATGATGTCCGGGCAGATGTCAATTTTTTCCCTGCATCATTCCAGAGATGATTTCCGAAAAAGGTAGCAAACATGTCTAGTTGATCATGCACCCAATAAGCATGTATAATAACTGAGTGCAATATACAACAATCTACAAGCATCTTATGCCATGCATGGAAAACTACATGATACTTTGTATACAATTATATCAAGAATACAAATATTTAGCACTCTTGTGAGTTTGACAAGGGATTAGAAGAATTAGACACAGACACGGTTACAGCACTCACTACCTATACATGTGTCCACCTGACAGAGGGTAATTAGTCCTAAAGAATACAAATAACCAGCTATGTAATCTTAAATGCATGAAATCTTTGAATTCAAGAAGCTGTATGGTAGCAGCATGGTGTCCAATACTCATCTCTAAAACATGCCAAGCGAGGAGGTCTCTAGATCATCACATAAGCTAAGCCTACAAAAAACAGAGTGTTTTCTCTGTAATACAGCTACACATCTTCCTACTGTGAGTTCCAGTGAATTCGAACCCCTGGAGTAGTAATACGAAGAACCTCCCCATAACTTTGGATAAACTGAGCATAACATTCAATACACTTACAATTATGTACTATCCCACATACACATTCAAACACCCTACTTCCTCAGAGTGCCACTTTTCCTACCTCTCCCACTCAACTCTTCCCATACCTCAAGAAATCATATGCATTGCACATGACTCAGAAAGCAAGACATGAAAATTTAACAAACCTTGGCAGAATTGAGTTGCATTATATTTGAATTGAAACCAAGAACAAAACTCAATTGCTGGCTTTCCCCTCTTTCTGGAGACCATGAGACAGAAGCAGACAAGCATGCAGCCTTTCCAAATTTTGACACTGAATCGATAACATTCTGAAACTCTGCCTGAGGAAAAAATTATACAAGGTCAGCATCAGAGTCGGACTGAAATATGCAAGTTAGAAGGCCTACGTACAAGTCCCGTAGCATTACCAGAGAAGTTTGGTGGTAATGCCCGGTAAGgttaagaaaaatacaaaacaacaaacaaaagaaaaatgagacgAGGTATTGACATTGTCCCGTTTACTACAATAATTAGGATAAGAACTTCCAATAATAACTCTAGGCCATGCTTAGTAGAGGAAAATGGGCCTGAATTTAATGCCCATCGGCTTCCAATTTACATCCGCACTTCTATGTTACATGAACTGGGACCTGGTGTTTGGTGCAGGTATGGACCTAATTGTCGGACTTACCTAATATTCATCTCAAGCACATGGGGACATGCCTAAATATTTGTGATGCTTAgtatatattttcaaattttctcaaataaaTGGCGTCTAAAAGGTGCCTTAAGGAATCTCATGCAAGACATATGAGTTATATGCATAGTTCATGATAAATTAGCATTAAAAAATATCCTTACTACGTGAATTTCTAACTGCATATGCAGAACATGGATTGCACATCTTTATCTGAGCGTCGAGCATCCGACGATATGTACTTTACACATTTAGAGTCCATGTGCATTAGAGCACGTCTGGTACAGCCAAGAGGAAGTGAGAAAATGAATGGCCAT
This genomic window contains:
- the LOC131333424 gene encoding probable WRKY transcription factor 53, whose protein sequence is MEFAMENGSTLEQNTLINELTQGMELAKQLRAHLSPTSSKESRELLLQKILSSYEKALLILKWSGSMGNPQSVAPVTGLPESSISGDGSPRSDDFDRGFKDHLEQNDVSKKRKLMPTWTDQVRVCSENGLEGPMEDGYSWRKYGQKDILGAKYPRSYYRCTYRSTQNCWATKQVQRSDDDPTMFEITYKGKHTCSQNHHTSPQEKQQLKQNNNGNSHQQPPPENLLFNLRTSLRVSTEDLDNKEVASNFTFPHSASFKWMNGENQNLGFSTLVNDHTLGSYSPSFISPATSETNYYSVPPFQMNNMVHNFQHSESEIISATTSATNSPIGDLDFSIDLDPNFPFNNPGFFN
- the LOC131333425 gene encoding uncharacterized protein LOC131333425; protein product: MMKFNCVQPVCKNPTFLGFSSSSSFLFNTQSNPNRETTHFKCFRNRRYGGKRGGIVCSGLFPVDPWSPTIDSQSIASQLFAFSLFPYIGFLYFITKSKSAPKLTLFGFYFLLAFVGATIPAGIYAKVKYGTSLSNVDWLHGGAESLLTLTNLFIVMGLREALRKTKDVKSDTSSVEEEKNSSV
- the LOC131333870 gene encoding protein SEH1 encodes the protein MEKTVATLDKGTTCSSWNYSGQRMATGSTDGTLAIFDSVDPTSSSFTCSSRSKVHEASIVKVVWVPPEYGDAVACIYADGTLSLWEEVVEDSRPLQWKLCKDFDKSSNQVLDVQFGVSLIGLKMVAAYSDGHLKVYELLDPLELKNWQLQAEFQNVIDSVSKFGKAACLSASVSWSPERGESQQLSFVLGFNSNIMQLNSAKVWEFDQDHQRWLPVAELALPEEKGDPVYAVAWAPNIGRPYEVIATATHKGIAIWHLGLNPDLDGRLSVEKVASLSGHEGGVWEMEWDMSGMTLATTGGDGVVRLWQSNLNGVWHEQAVFEPTT